DNA sequence from the Nicotiana tomentosiformis chromosome 3, ASM39032v3, whole genome shotgun sequence genome:
gtaacacaaagttatgtcaccggaaagcaggaagactatctgtatagggtaaaatatgatatgacacgtggctgactaaaaggaggacgCGTAGAATCCAGGATGGGATGGTTGAGGACCGAACGCAGCCACTGCGCTTGTCACCAGaatggataacgttcataaaagtatATTAAATGCTCTGTGCCCAGTAGCATTTACTAAGtaatattctacaacattaagagcgacggtccgttacagagaatttggcatttatactcaattgcattaaaggagggcatgatcctaggaccttttcccataggtatagctataaatagtgagctcagttactaTTGTAAGGGACACGAAATCTCTGGCAAGAACATATACCATATTTTATACAAAGGTTTAGACAATTTCACTATTttactttttgatctcatcattgctgtatTTGGAAACCGTGCTCACGGAATcactatctttgctatttcacCTACATTCCAAGGTTAAGTATTGTGTATTTTTCCGATtatattattttaggatcaaattaattcacttgtctagaaaccacgtataaattcaactgtaccattttacgggtaaacatatACGTTAGTGGTACAAAAAAAATCAATAAGTAGATATAGCAACAAATTAAAGTATAAAACACTttcaagaaataaagaaaaattaagTTCGCTTACGCAATTTACAAGTCAAGTTGTGTCTGTCAAACAATTTGGTTATGATTGGTAATGCTTTTTAGGTTTATGTGAGAAAAGAATAactcataaatatatatatatatatatatatatatatatatatatatatatatatagaaaagatGATGTGGACCTTTCTATGTCCAGCAATTGTATTTATCTGTTTTCTCCTCTTTTTTTGACAGTTTTTCATTTTTATTCccttttctctatttttttttcatttatatGCTTTTAATAACAAAAATTTAATCGTCCCTCCTTTAATTTTTTACACACATTGCTTCTCTCAATTAATAAAAGTAACTGACGCTTTCAACCAAAAACAAAAGTAACTGACGCCTTCTATTCTTCGTTCTCTCCCTTACGGTTGTCGCATCTATTTACTGGGAAAAAACGCCTTCCTCTCATCTCATTCTTTCTTCTTCAGTCGTTGATTCTCAattctctcaaattttcctccTTCTCAAATCTCACGAGATTGTCCAGTTTCTGATTTGTACCTTTTAACCATCAGAGATTATTGCTGAGATTTTGAGTTAATTAACTTGTATTATAATTTTTGAGTTTATCAATCAAAGCACTCTGTTACCAACTTACTACTGCCATCAAGAACAGGAACTGCATAAAATATGCTTTCTCTGATTATCTAGTTTTTTTTGTGGCTTCTGTATAATTTATTCATTTTGTCCATCCTTTTCTCTTTGTAAGGATCCAAAAGGGATTCCTTTGATTCCACCTCTCTCACATTATATGATTCTGAAATTCTTTTGAATAAATCATGATAATTTGACAAATCAGGAAACAGATACATGATATTACTTTCCTTTTCATAATTCCACGATTTTGATTGTCCATTATTTTGATTAGTTCTCGATGTGTTCCGTTGTTATTCAAATCTGTTGCTGGCCTTTTGAAGTTTTTGTCTCATTCTCCTGTTTCTACAATTTGGTTTTTCAGGTTGATATTACCGCCATTTGTTGATAGGGATTTTAGATGTTTCAGTTTTTATTAGTCTACAACTTGATCAAAGGGCCATCGCCAATTCGCCATGGTTTATTAGGTGATAGCATGTATTTACTGCAGCCTGCATTTCTTTGTTAGTATTAAAATATATACGCCTGCCAATCAGTCAAACTTGTGAATGGATCTCTTGATATTTACATATAGAGTTTCTTGCTTTTTAGTTATCCTAATTATGAgtttatatattgatttttaGCAATATTTGTTTTTCATCTTTGGGTATATGATTGTGCATTTTTTGGATTTCCTATGGGAgctgatagtaggctatattcatgtaatttagaCACTACTTACATTCTAATTTAGCcgtactttattgatatttgaatgctaaaagataacaaaatactctaattaagaatttgatgctttgcaggagctactccgagctaggagggagctaacgagtgttttggagtcaacatggaaCGTGAAAGggcaatcgaaggttagcccggtcgaaaaggagcgagaaaagcaagcgaaacgatccctccaggtgcgcggccgcggagTGGGCCGCGAACTGGTCCGCGAATTCAAGGCAGTGAGGCAGTccaaatccgcggccgcggacgggcagacgaaagccaaacacgcagggttaattatgtaattttttaggcgactaacctaaacctatatgaaacctAAACTCGCCCAGAAGTGAGGGAGAgctatttttagaagattttagaggcaagaacgAGGGGGAGAAGACAGATAAattcctaagagttttcaacttcttcttgatacttctatttgttgattatgaattattttagtgatttattTTTCATTAGCATAAGTAGCTAAATCtgttatctagggttgatggaaccaattgttggatgaagtcttgactctattttgttataattgagccgtgtttgttctatgattgttcaattacatattgtattgtggttaattgaaagggccctcgattaatcgtgtctatttaccttgtgttgcttgagaaagaacacttggttagattgttgttgaacaacaccacttagggggaagttaagagattaattacttgaatttaaaagtggggttagaaataacgaagctttggtgggatgattctgagttgcataaattgttaagtagagtagttcgagagaatgcttctagtaaattatcgtaattgatcgaaaggtaattacggtagcccggaactcataatccttatagagtattacggcgagattatagctaaagagttgagaattaatccggcaattgggaaaatcaatagccctagatccttttacccttgaattcaattttagtcttgattattgctaattttattatcatttttccTTGGCTAAATAAATTCtactgattattcataaaactatTGCATCTGGAAGTTGTCTGTGtttatcattagcattatttaaggttgtagtaaataggttagttccctgtgggattcgactccgaacttgaatcgggttatatttgcagcgaccgcttagtccttcttaaaaggcatagttgggcgtgatcaaattttggcgatGTTGCCGGGAGACTAACAatgttatttattacaacttagaAGAATTGCTAGGATTCTTAGTATGGATCAATTTCTTATAgtgtttaaattttttttattgaaattctcacgtttgaaTTCTCCTGTGACTCGGGTGTATGCCTAGAAGCTCTTCGAGGGCTGGTGAACTTTTTTAAGGACTTTCAGACCCCGAGAAAGTATTCAGGGCATTAAATCGagccaacaagaagaacaaacagtTACAACAAATACACACACTCGAAATTGAAATGGACAACGTGGACGATGTCAACGAAAATAATCGAATAATCGGGTTGACCCAAACAATGGAGTGGTGgtacctcttgtgccagaagctactctatatgattgggcacaaccaactGCTGATAACTTAGCCACCGCCATTACTGTacctcagatacaagcggagaCATTCCAGATCACCAACAACATGCTACATCTATTGCAAAATAAGGGACTATTCTCCGGGTCATACATTgaagacccacaacaacatctgaagaaCTTCATATCAATATGTGTGACCCAAAGACATCCGAATGTGACCCCTAAAGCCATCAAGCTATTATTGTTTCTATTCTCTGTGACTggagaggctcaaacttggctgaattcactcccaataaactccattgccACTTGGGAAGAATTAGGCAAACAGTTCTTAAATAAGTTTTATCCTCCTAACAAGACTGCAAGGCagattgatgagatattgcagtTCAGGCAAAAACCAACTGAGTCCTTGCAAGAAacctgggagaggttcaagggtattctagtgaagtgtccacaccatggcattccagatcaaaTGTTGGGACACAGATTCTATATGGGTTTAGCAGGTAGTTTGAAGGCTAATGTAGACGCTTCAGCTGGGGGTGCATTTTTGAGCAAGACATTCACAGAGTGCAAGATTCTTCttgacaagatggctcaaaattcaggctggATGGCTAGAGGTACGACACTTACACCAATAGTGCATTCTGTTGCTCTTGACCTAAACAATTCCCATGTAGAGAACATATCCACTCTCATGACTCAGATGAGCATactgacaaagaaaattgatgagatcGGTACAAAGCAAGTGCACATTGTTGATACAACGAATGGAGGATTGTGCACTCCTTGCATAAACCAGTCATATGtgtgctcgtggagtggagagaatgacAATCAGGGCTTCAGAGAAGTCATGAATTATGTTAATAATTTTGGAGGTCAGAGGCAAGGTGGGCAACAATGGGGACCAACACCAAACCGGCAGTACAGACCCAACCTGCCACAACACAACCCCAATTCTGGAGGCGCACGACCACaaggtcaagttgtgccttatcaaaggcagcagggctataatcagcagcaccagcaacagttggcctaccaaccacctcatcaacaaCAGGACAACAATATGGTAGAAGTCAGGGGtatgctgcaacaactcattggaacaaatggtaagatgcaagaaaagttagcagcgcatgattcagcaatcaaaggcattgaaactcaaCTGGGACAGCTATCTATGGCCTTGAACAATTGCCCCCAAGGAACATTGCCTGCAGATACAAATATTAACCCAAAGGAACAGAACCCAAATCAGCTAATGGCAGTGAGTCTCAAGAATAGAAGAGATTTAGACAGAGAGCAAGAAGTTGCTCAATTTCGGAGAGAGACTACGCCAACTACTCCAGTTACATAATAGGCAGATGAGTCAACAGAGCTCACCAAGGTTGTAATTGAACAAGCACAGGTTGACAAGGTAAGGAGAAGGACAGTGAACAAGTCTCAGAAtaggtggcacctcttgtgccagaagcttccaacaaagaaaagacatCAAGTAATGGACAGAGATTGATTCGTGCACCATTCCCTCAGAGAttggaaaaacaaaagaaagatgatcaatacaggaaattcatggaaatgctgcgacagattcaattgaatattccaatgatggatgctttgagggaaatgccaggttatgcaaaaatgatgaaggacctgATGTCGCGGAAATTTGACTTCCAGGACCTGTCCACTGTAACTCTGACACAGACCTGTAGCGCGGTTGTGACAAGACCTATGGCCCAAAAGGTGTCTGATCTAGGTAGCTTCACTATCCCATGCACTATTGGGATTTATGTtgttgctaaagcattgtgtttCTTGGGAGCCAatataaacttgatgcccttggcaatCTATACGAAACTGGGCATTTGGCGGAGCTAGACCAACCTCAATGttgctgcaactggctgatcgCACAATCAAAAGACCGACAGGAATTCTTGATGATGTGCTTGTGCAAGTGGAGAAatttgtatttcctgcagactttgttattcttgattgtcaggtggatgaagagatacccatcattctgggaaggccattcttagccactgggagagcattaattgattgtgagactggagagttgaaaatgaggttgaacaatgaagaaataatattcaacgttCAACAATCCATGAGGAGACCCAGTGAATTTGCAAACTGCTCACTAGTGGAGTCCATAGATGTGATACTGCAAGAAGAGGATGAGACCCTTAATGTCAAGGATCCACTAGAAGCCTACTTGATAaatttggaagagatggacgGTGAAGGGTTGGCAGAGTGGGTCATGGCTCTCGAAGGTCAAAGATTCTAGAAAAGGGAACCTCAGTTCGAGCCCCTACTCTTAGAAGAGAGAGCAACACCACCTGCAAAaccatcaatagaggagccaccacagcTGGACCTGAAACCGCTTCCAGCCCACCTCAGGTACGCTTTCTTGGGGCCTAATTCTACTTTTcctgttattatatcatctggtttGCTAGCTGTGCAGGTAGAGCAACTATTGAAGGTATTGCAAGAATGTAAGACTGTCATTGGTTAGACCATGGCAGACATAAAGGGTATCAGCCCAGCCTTTTGTATGCACAAGATTCTTCTGGAagaggggcacaaaccttccagggaACATCAATGACGTCTGAACCCAAATATGAAGGAAGTAgtaaagaaggaagtgatcaagtggctggatgcgggtatcatcttccccatctctgatAGCCACTGGGTCAGTCTTGTCTAATGTGTGCCGAAAAAGGGAGGAATGACGGTCGTACAAAATGAGAATAACGAGTTGATCTCGAATCGTACAGTCACGGGGTGGTGGATTTGCATGGACTATCGGAAACTGAACATAGCCACTCGAAAGGACCATTTCCCATtgcctttcattgaccaaatgttggacaggTTTGCTGGGCGGTCCCACTTCTGTTTtttagatggatattcggggtataaccagatctcaatagccccgaaagacagagagaaaacatccttcacttgtccatatggcatctttgcctttcggagaatgccctTTGGACTTTGCAATGCGCCGGCTACATTCCAGCGGtgcatgttagccattttcactgacatggtagAGGATATTATGGAagtgtttatggatgatttctccgtggtgggggattcattcgaagattgtcttcacaatttaagaagagtgctCAAAAAATGTGCAGAGACAAATTTGGTgctgaattgggaaaagtgccattttatggtacaagaaggaatAGTTTTGGGGCATCGAGTATCCAGTAAGGGAATTGAGGTCGACCATGCTAAAGTTGATGTGATTGAGAAATTGCCACCGCCCACTTCGGTCAAGGAagtgagaagtttccttgggcacgccggGTTCTACAGGCGATTCATAAAAGActtttccaaaattgctaaccctttatgtaaacttcttgaaaaggatcagccctttgtgttttctaataattgcaggttggcatttgaggagctgaagaagagactGATAACTGCACTTATCATtgttgcacccaactgggagcaaccattcgagctcatgtgcgatgccagtgattatgctataggagcagtcttgGGGCAGCAAAAAGAAAGATGATGCACCcgatttactatgcaagcaggacTATTAGTggtgcacaactcaattacaCTGTAACAAAAAAGGAAATACTGGCTGTATTGTTTCCTTCGACAAATTCAGGTCGTACTTAATTGGTTCAAAagttattatttatactgaccatgcagcaattaggtacttgatagcaaagaaggagtcaaagccacgcttgatTCGCTGGGAGAACTAAAAGAATTTGATCTGGAAATTTGTAATAGAAAGGGGACAgataatcaagtggcagaccacctctCAAGATTGGAAGGAGCTGAAAAGAGAATAGAGGTTGAAGACATAACAGATACATTACTGGATAAACAGTTACTTGCTGTGACAATGGAGGAGACGCcatggtatgctgatattgctaactatttagcaagcggtattgtaccttatgaactctcctcaattcaaaagaaaaagttcttccgCGACTGTCGAGCCTTTTATTGGGACGAACCTCAATTATTTAAAATATGtgtagataacatgatccggaggtgtatccccgagaaagatcaaccttctattttgcaggcttgccatgcttcaccatatggtggacacTTTGGAGGAATTCGGACAGCAGCAAAAGTGTTGGAATCGGGATTGTATTGGCCTACTctgttcaaggatgcccatgcttgggtcaaaagttgcgatgaatgccaaaggacatgcaacatatctcgccgtcacgagatgccgatgacaacaattcaagaggtggaggtTTTTAACATGTGGGGGATCGATTTTATGGGGCCGTTCGTCAGCTCGTATGGTAACAAATATATATTGGTAGAGGTTGACTAtgtctctaagtgggttgaagcagtgGCTCTACCAACCAATGATGCAAAAGGGGTAACAAGTTTCCTAAAGAAAAACATCTTCGCACGTTTTGGCAACccgagagctataatcagtgatggtggaacccatttttgcaatagagcATTCGCACGTCTATGGGAAAAGCATGGAGTTCGCCACAAAGTAGCCACACCATACCACCCACAGACAGCGGGCAAGTTGAATTGTCCAATAGAGAAATTAAAAGTGTTCTGACAAAGACAGTGAATGCAACAAGGACCGATTGGGCGAAGAAGCTGGATGATTcattatgggcataccgcacagcattcaaaactccaattggtatcTCACCGtacaagttggtgtttggaaaggcatGCCACCTTCCGGTAGAGCTCGAACATAAAGCACTTTGGGCACTGTGGCAGCTGAATCTGGATATAGAGACCGCAGGCACCAGCAGAGTCACTGAGTTACATGAGCTCGAGGAATTCAGGTTCCATGCTTTTGAAAATGCCATattatacaaagaaaagatgaaaatgatcCATGATAAGCACATCTTAGATCGGAACTTTAAGCTCGgagatctagtgttgttatacaactcgagattgagGTTGTTTCCAGGTAAGTTGAAGTCCAGATGGTCAGGACTCTTCAGAGTGGTGCAAGTGTTCTCAAGCGGAGCTGTGGATATTGAATCCGAAGATGGGACAAACAAGTTCACGGtaaatgggcaaaggttgaaacattaccttggaatGGTCGAAGAGAAAGGGGATAGAGTGGTGATAACTTTGGAAGAGCCCCAGTACGCGAACGAGGAGTGATAATGAAagcctgcgtcgtgccgcgacgttaaatcaggcacttcctgggaggcaacccatggtttgttgtaaatcgtcgtgccgcgacgttaacttAGGtgctttttgggaggcaacccattatttttcttaatttgtttGTTGTAATGGATTTTGAACGACTTTGACCGACCTACTAGTGTGCAGGGCAAAGATCACGTGCATCAGAAGGATTCGGGGGTCGAAATTAACCCAAGACTAGGTAAAACAATGCGGCAAACACAAAAATTGGCTGGAGACGGAGATCCGTGGCCGCGGATTGGACCGCGGATTTAGGCTTGTGTTTTGCGGACTTAGgcgctttttgggaggcaacccattatttttcttaatttatttgTTGTAATGGATTTTGAACGACTTTGACTGACCTACTAGTGTGCAGGGCAAAGATCACGCGCATCGGAAGGATTCGGGGGTCGAAATTAACCCAAGACTAGGTAAAACAATGCGACACAAAAATTGGCTGGAGACGGAGATCCGTGGCCGCGGATTTAGGCCTGTGTTCTGCCCCCCGTCCGCGGCGTCCTCGGCCACGGATTGGACCGCGGATTGCGGCCGCGGATTGGACCACGGATTGGGGCGCGGAAGCCCGGGCTTGTCCAGgtaagtttttttattttaatcccCCACCCCCTTCTTTTCCTTAACCCAAACCCTCACTTCccccacttctcttcttccctTCCTAACTCTAAGAACCCAAACCCCTCATCCCCCCCccccacttctcttcttccctCCCTAACCTCAAGAACCCAAACCCCTCACTTCCCCCCACTTCTCTTCTTCCTCCCCTAACCTCAAGAACCCAAACCCTTCCTTTCCCCCATATTTTCCTTTTAACACAAGACTCTTCTCCTTCCTTCTCTTCTCCACTCAACCGATCTCCAACCTTCATTCTTCTCAAGATCTCCAAAGTAAGTACATGATTTTATTCCTTtttcttagtatttttttttaattttattttctttttctgtaTAGGGTAGTAGAATCATAGGTACTTTTGTTTgggatttggattgtggtttatatatggtatatggaggctatttgaattgattgatttggaggaagCCATTGTTGGGTTTGATTGGGTCTTTGGGTGACTTGGGGGTACATATGCACACTACCTGTTTGTTGATTTGCCTTAATGAGTGTTGAAGATAAATTGTGACCAATTGTgcgagtgaagtctgagtaaccacCATTGGGACACATATTCCTCAAGGAAGAGACGCGCTACCGGGGCCTCATCAAGTGGTCATGGAGGCTCATCTCGAGGACGGGCACAGACCAGTGCAGCTCAGTTTGATCATACCAGGTTTGTCTCCAAAGCTGCCCAAGACCATTTCAGTTTGAAGGCCACTAAAAAACCTGTACCGGAAAGGGGTATTGACAGGGCGTCCCTCCATGATGAATGCCCTAATATGTATCGGGAGTTGATCAGGAGCAGATTGGACGGCTTTTTCGAAGAGCTAGATGAGGGTAACTTGATGCTTgttcgggagttctatgccaactgcCCCAAACATGAGGATAGAATATGCATTGTGCGACACACGAATGTGGATGCCTTGTTAGAAGCCATCAGGAGAGTGTATCGATTGCCTGAATTCAATGGGAAGGAAGATTTCTATGATACTTACAGGAGAGAACCCATCAAATGGAACAGGTTTTTCAGAACTATCTGTGCACCAGAAAAAGAGGTAGTGTGGGTTGTGCCAGGATCGAAGCTACACTCTTcctcactcacttttgaaggaaaATGCTGGTTGTACATCATCAACGGTCGCTTACTGCCGTCCCACAATACCACGGAGGTAAATGGTCTGAGAGCAGCCTTGATATGGTGCTTCGTGAATGGCCATGACTTCGATATGGCCAAGGTTCTTCAGTCTAAGATGTTCGTCCGTTCAACACAgaagaggtatgggttctttttcCCCTCTCTGATCACTAGATTGTGCCGGGCAGCAATGGTCCCTGAGAACCCAAATGCGGATGGCATggtaaagaaagaagcaaagttcCGGGTAGACAAAGTGACTATCGGGAAAGACCCGGTGGCACTAGGAGCAACTCATAGTGATGATTCTAATGCGTCGGAAGAGGGCGACGAAGGGCAGGAGGAGGTTGAACCTGCCTCACCCCCACAGGAACAAGCTGTAGTGGTTGAAGAACCATCCCAGGTCAGACAGAGCACGCGAATGACAGCCCTAcaacaagacatggcaggactgcGCACTTCCATCACAGAATTGAGGACCAGAGTTGATGCTTTGGCAACCTAAAATGCGAAGTCAGAAAGGAAAATTATGGGCTGGCTGCATGCACTGGGGAGAGCATGTCATCTCGACCCTGGCATTGTCTCCGATCAAGACTGATCCACCAGGGAAGTTCCTTTACCTCACATTACTTTACTTtgcatgacatggggacatgccatctttttaagtgtggggtggaggatACTTTGTTGTATGTAGATAGTTTCGTAGTTTATTTGTATAAATCAATTTAGACTTGGCCCAACGatagatatcattcgacgggtttcttgagggactaaagtcgaaagaaaaaaagagattttcttttgtagtagtgtatcaattccccttggtttttcttcaaaccacggttcttttccaagggttttgtttgaaccgggtgtagttagctttttattttttttagttagaAACTTATGGGCTATGGACAAAATTAAAATAGGAAGCCTTGTTTGATTTCGTAATGCCTTAAATATAGCGGTTACTTTAGTGTGACGTTTAGGCTCATTTGTTGACTCTTGTAAGAAGGCCTTAAAATGTATGTTCTTAATTTGGCTGAAATACCCTGATCTGAGTGTTTGATGATCTAATATGGAATGAgccatgtgccatgtgtgtggaAGGCTTGTTATATTCTGTGCACGACATCTAACGCCTAGAACTTA
Encoded proteins:
- the LOC138907594 gene encoding uncharacterized protein, with the protein product MLHLLQNKGLFSGSYIEDPQQHLKNFISICVTQRHPNVTPKAIKLLLFLFSVTGEAQTWLNSLPINSIATWEELGKQFLNKFYPPNKTARQIDEILQFRQKPTESLQETWERFKGILVKCPHHGIPDQMLGHRFYMGLAGSLKANVDASAGGAFLSKTFTECKILLDKMAQNSGWMARGTTLTPIVHSVALDLNNSHVENISTLMTQMSILTKKIDEIGTKQVHIVDTTNGGLCTPCINQSYVCSWSGENDNQGFREVMNYVNNFGGQRQGGQQWGPTPNRQYRPNLPQHNPNSGGARPQGQVVPYQRQQGYNQQHQQQLAYQPPHQQQDNNMVEVRGMLQQLIGTNGKMQEKLAAHDSAIKGIETQLGQLSMALNNCPQGTLPADTNINPKEQNPNQLMAVSLKNRRDLDREQEVAQFRRETTPTTPVT